In a genomic window of Salmo trutta chromosome 32, fSalTru1.1, whole genome shotgun sequence:
- the LOC115171462 gene encoding eukaryotic translation initiation factor 3 subunit D isoform X1 encodes MAKFHAPEIQDNPSGWGPCAVPEKFKDMPYQPFSKGDRLGKVADWTGATYQDKRYTNKYSSQFGGGSQYAYFHEEDETSFQLVDTAKTQKTAYQRNRMRFAQRNLRRDKDRRNLTQFNMQTLPKSAKQKERDRMRLQKKFQKQFGVRQKWDQKSQAQLKPRDSSVEVRSDWEVKEEMDFPRLMKMRYMEVEDPTDIECCGALEYYDKAFDRVTTRNEKPLKSIKRIFHTVTTTDDPVIRKLAKTQGNVFATDAILATLMCCTRSVNSWDIIVQRVGNKLFFDKRDNSDFDLLTVSETANEPPQDEGNSFNSPRNLAMEATYINHNFSQQCLRMGGERHKFPNPNPFVEEDIDKSEVASVAYRYRRWKLGEDIDLIVRCEHDGVMTGANGEVSFINVKTLNEWDSRHCNGVDWRQKLDSQRGAVLATELKNNSYKLARWTCCAMLAGSEYLKLGYVSRYHAKDSARHVVLGTQQFQPTEFASQINLSMENAWGILRCVIDICRKLEEGKYLILKDPNKQVIRVYSLPDGTFSSDEDEEDDDDDDEEDEEEEDEQEP; translated from the exons ATGGCGAAGTTCCATGCTCCTGAGATCCAGGACAATCCCTCTGGATGGGGTCCCTGTGCTGTCCCTGAGAAGTTTAAGGACATGCCCTACCAGCCCTTTAGCAAAGGAGACCGCCTGGGAAAG GTGGCTGATTGGACAGGAGCAACCTACCAGGACAAGAGATACACAA ACAAGTATTCATCTCAGTTTGGGGGTGGTAGTCAGTATGCCTACTTCCATGAGGAGGACGAGACGAGCTTCCAGCTGGTGGACACTGCCAAGACGCAGAAGACTGCCTACCAGAGGAACCGCATGAGGTTTGCTCAG AGGAATCTGCGCAGGGACAAGGACCGCAGGAACCTGACCCAGTTCAATATGCAGACCCTCCCAAAGAGTGCCAAGCAGAAGGAGAG GGATCGCATGCGCCTACAGAAAAagttccagaagcagtttggcgTTCGTCAGAAGTGGGACCAGAAATCCCAG GCCCAGTTGAAACCCCGGGACTCGTCGGTGGAGGTCCGGAGTGACTGGGAGGTGAAGGAGGAGATGGACTTCCCCAGGCTGATGAAGATGAGATACATGGAGGTGGAGGACCCCACTGACAT TGAGTGCTGTGGTGCGTTGGAGTACTACGACAAGGCCTTTGACCGCGTCACCACTCGCAACGAGAAGCCTCTCAAGAGCATCAAGAGGATCTTTCACACAGTCACCACCACTGACGACCCGGTCATCCGCAAG TTGGCTAAGACCCAGGGCAATGTGTTTGCCACTGATGCCATCCTGGCCACCCTGATGTGCTGCACACGCTCAGTCAACTCCTGGGACATCATTGTGCAGAGAGTGGGCAACAAGCTCTTCTTTGACAAGAGAGACAACTCTGACTTTG ATCTGTTGACGGTGAGTGAGACTGCCAACGAGCCACCACAGGATGAGGGCAACTCATTCAACTCACCCCGTAACCTGGCCATGGAGGCTACCTACATCAACCATAACTTCAGCCAGCAGTGTCTGCGCATG GGTGGGGAGAGGCACAAgttccctaaccccaacccatttGTAGAGGAGGACATAGACAAGAGTGAGGTGGCCTCTGTTGCCTACAG GTACCGCCGCTGGAAGCTGGGGGAGGATATTGACCTGATTGTACGCTGTGAGCACGATGGAGTGATGACCGGGGCCAATGGAGAGGTGTCCTTCATCAACGTCAAGACCCTCAACGAGTGGGACTCCCGG CATTGTAATGGAGTGGACTGGCGTCAGAAGCTGGACTCTCAGAGAGGAGCTGTTCTGGCCACCGAGCTGAAGAACAACAGCTACAAACTGGCTCGCTGGACCTGCTGTGCCATGCTGGCTGGCTCAGAGTACCTCAAGCTAGG GTACGTGTCTCGTTATCACGCGAAGGACTCTGCGCGCCACGTGGTCCTGGGCACCCAGCAGTTCCAGCCAACTGAGTTTGCCAGCCAGATCAACTTGAGCATGGAGAACGCCTGGGGCATCCTCCGCTGCGTCATCGACATCTGCCGCAAGCTGGAGGAGGGAAAGTACCTCATCCTTAAGGACCCCAACAAG CAAGTGATCCGCGTGTATAGCTTGCCTGACGGGACCTTCAGCTCagatgaagatgaagaagatgatgatgatgatgatgaagaggacgaggaggaggaag ATGAACAAGAACCCTAA
- the LOC115171462 gene encoding eukaryotic translation initiation factor 3 subunit D isoform X2, whose product MAKFHAPEIQDNPSGWGPCAVPEKFKDMPYQPFSKGDRLGKVADWTGATYQDKRYTNKYSSQFGGGSQYAYFHEEDETSFQLVDTAKTQKTAYQRNRMRFAQRNLRRDKDRRNLTQFNMQTLPKSAKQKERDRMRLQKKFQKQFGVRQKWDQKSQLKPRDSSVEVRSDWEVKEEMDFPRLMKMRYMEVEDPTDIECCGALEYYDKAFDRVTTRNEKPLKSIKRIFHTVTTTDDPVIRKLAKTQGNVFATDAILATLMCCTRSVNSWDIIVQRVGNKLFFDKRDNSDFDLLTVSETANEPPQDEGNSFNSPRNLAMEATYINHNFSQQCLRMGGERHKFPNPNPFVEEDIDKSEVASVAYRYRRWKLGEDIDLIVRCEHDGVMTGANGEVSFINVKTLNEWDSRHCNGVDWRQKLDSQRGAVLATELKNNSYKLARWTCCAMLAGSEYLKLGYVSRYHAKDSARHVVLGTQQFQPTEFASQINLSMENAWGILRCVIDICRKLEEGKYLILKDPNKQVIRVYSLPDGTFSSDEDEEDDDDDDEEDEEEEDEQEP is encoded by the exons ATGGCGAAGTTCCATGCTCCTGAGATCCAGGACAATCCCTCTGGATGGGGTCCCTGTGCTGTCCCTGAGAAGTTTAAGGACATGCCCTACCAGCCCTTTAGCAAAGGAGACCGCCTGGGAAAG GTGGCTGATTGGACAGGAGCAACCTACCAGGACAAGAGATACACAA ACAAGTATTCATCTCAGTTTGGGGGTGGTAGTCAGTATGCCTACTTCCATGAGGAGGACGAGACGAGCTTCCAGCTGGTGGACACTGCCAAGACGCAGAAGACTGCCTACCAGAGGAACCGCATGAGGTTTGCTCAG AGGAATCTGCGCAGGGACAAGGACCGCAGGAACCTGACCCAGTTCAATATGCAGACCCTCCCAAAGAGTGCCAAGCAGAAGGAGAG GGATCGCATGCGCCTACAGAAAAagttccagaagcagtttggcgTTCGTCAGAAGTGGGACCAGAAATCCCAG TTGAAACCCCGGGACTCGTCGGTGGAGGTCCGGAGTGACTGGGAGGTGAAGGAGGAGATGGACTTCCCCAGGCTGATGAAGATGAGATACATGGAGGTGGAGGACCCCACTGACAT TGAGTGCTGTGGTGCGTTGGAGTACTACGACAAGGCCTTTGACCGCGTCACCACTCGCAACGAGAAGCCTCTCAAGAGCATCAAGAGGATCTTTCACACAGTCACCACCACTGACGACCCGGTCATCCGCAAG TTGGCTAAGACCCAGGGCAATGTGTTTGCCACTGATGCCATCCTGGCCACCCTGATGTGCTGCACACGCTCAGTCAACTCCTGGGACATCATTGTGCAGAGAGTGGGCAACAAGCTCTTCTTTGACAAGAGAGACAACTCTGACTTTG ATCTGTTGACGGTGAGTGAGACTGCCAACGAGCCACCACAGGATGAGGGCAACTCATTCAACTCACCCCGTAACCTGGCCATGGAGGCTACCTACATCAACCATAACTTCAGCCAGCAGTGTCTGCGCATG GGTGGGGAGAGGCACAAgttccctaaccccaacccatttGTAGAGGAGGACATAGACAAGAGTGAGGTGGCCTCTGTTGCCTACAG GTACCGCCGCTGGAAGCTGGGGGAGGATATTGACCTGATTGTACGCTGTGAGCACGATGGAGTGATGACCGGGGCCAATGGAGAGGTGTCCTTCATCAACGTCAAGACCCTCAACGAGTGGGACTCCCGG CATTGTAATGGAGTGGACTGGCGTCAGAAGCTGGACTCTCAGAGAGGAGCTGTTCTGGCCACCGAGCTGAAGAACAACAGCTACAAACTGGCTCGCTGGACCTGCTGTGCCATGCTGGCTGGCTCAGAGTACCTCAAGCTAGG GTACGTGTCTCGTTATCACGCGAAGGACTCTGCGCGCCACGTGGTCCTGGGCACCCAGCAGTTCCAGCCAACTGAGTTTGCCAGCCAGATCAACTTGAGCATGGAGAACGCCTGGGGCATCCTCCGCTGCGTCATCGACATCTGCCGCAAGCTGGAGGAGGGAAAGTACCTCATCCTTAAGGACCCCAACAAG CAAGTGATCCGCGTGTATAGCTTGCCTGACGGGACCTTCAGCTCagatgaagatgaagaagatgatgatgatgatgatgaagaggacgaggaggaggaag ATGAACAAGAACCCTAA